In the Prevotella sp. E2-28 genome, one interval contains:
- a CDS encoding tetratricopeptide repeat protein, with product MNYNDQFSVAGNSADANSNDLFEQAKAYHLGVGVKQNMLKAASLYREAMDHGDKKAKHNLAMIYISQEGELADKATGIQMLQELANEGSAESIYSLGGCYMNGNGVTQDIDKGLELYHTASDMGLGAATYAIGAYYVNECKDIEKGIQYCEKAAEQGFTLAASILEQQYEEGMGVEKDFDKAMFYLKRAAELGDAQSQLKYGMLLCRTDKLQGFEWMIKSANQKNPAALFIVGQECLNSDSHLFADPQHFNIGVHMIREAADMGVKDASEFLAHYGLERELSLEERTAWFYNILDNADRNSAQLAFQQLYECSEIGDPIAQCIMALGYYYGTFVEQDKEKGMMLLKKACECDCVDALNTIGVILNGEERYEESFPYHERSAEMGDMYGLHNLGNAYYYARGVERNIKKAFDLWREAADKGNPDSHYTLGNSFFRGEYVEQNINEAINCYTFAASHPCTTQRMAMEQLVKAYQMIGNKKEADFWSAKLSEIEE from the coding sequence ATGAACTACAATGATCAATTTAGTGTTGCAGGCAATTCCGCTGATGCAAATTCTAATGACCTGTTCGAGCAGGCTAAAGCATACCATCTTGGTGTTGGTGTAAAACAAAACATGCTAAAAGCGGCTAGTCTCTACCGCGAAGCAATGGATCACGGCGACAAAAAGGCGAAGCATAATTTGGCTATGATATATATATCACAAGAGGGAGAACTCGCAGATAAAGCAACAGGTATTCAGATGCTTCAAGAACTTGCCAATGAAGGATCTGCGGAGTCCATTTATAGTCTTGGGGGATGTTACATGAACGGGAATGGTGTCACACAGGACATTGATAAAGGCCTCGAACTATACCATACCGCTTCTGACATGGGGCTAGGAGCAGCTACATATGCTATTGGAGCCTATTATGTAAATGAGTGCAAAGATATAGAGAAAGGTATACAATATTGTGAAAAAGCAGCTGAGCAAGGTTTTACTCTTGCAGCTTCAATACTAGAGCAACAATATGAAGAAGGAATGGGCGTTGAAAAGGATTTTGACAAAGCGATGTTCTATCTGAAACGTGCAGCAGAATTGGGTGATGCTCAAAGCCAATTGAAATACGGCATGCTTTTATGTCGTACTGATAAGCTTCAGGGCTTTGAATGGATGATAAAAAGTGCCAATCAGAAGAATCCGGCAGCCTTGTTCATTGTTGGTCAGGAATGCTTGAATAGTGACAGTCATCTGTTTGCTGACCCCCAACATTTCAATATCGGAGTCCATATGATACGAGAAGCAGCCGATATGGGAGTTAAGGATGCATCAGAATTCCTGGCTCATTATGGTTTGGAACGAGAGCTGAGTCTCGAAGAACGAACGGCCTGGTTTTACAATATTCTGGACAATGCCGATAGAAACTCTGCGCAGCTGGCATTCCAGCAATTGTATGAGTGTAGTGAAATCGGAGATCCCATAGCCCAATGCATCATGGCTCTTGGCTATTACTATGGTACCTTTGTCGAACAAGACAAAGAAAAAGGAATGATGCTTCTGAAAAAAGCTTGTGAATGCGACTGCGTTGATGCTTTGAACACAATTGGGGTTATTTTGAATGGAGAGGAACGATATGAAGAGTCGTTCCCCTATCATGAACGTTCGGCGGAGATGGGTGATATGTATGGTTTGCATAACTTAGGTAATGCTTATTATTATGCTAGAGGTGTGGAACGTAATATAAAGAAGGCTTTTGATCTGTGGAGAGAAGCCGCAGACAAGGGTAATCCTGACTCACACTATACTTTAGGTAATAGCTTCTTTCGAGGAGAATATGTAGAGCAAAACATAAATGAAGCTATAAATTGCTATACTTTTGCTGCCAGTCATCCATGCACCACCCAGCGTATGGCCATGGAGCAATTAGTAAAAGCCTATCAAATGATAGGCAACAAAAAAGAGGCTGATTTCTGGAGTGCAAAACTTAGCGAAATAGAAGAATAA
- a CDS encoding DUF6717 family protein — protein sequence MYAKLAWVYAKGICGFRRKVYDLKFVHDDNMWYIDMPWPGDRYNLAMVAGSNHLLTFLDTKKENRVRVLVRPFKKKLTSMNGYFECVKQYSGLFAGATYKVNGLEGFTKEIWICPVTLTVLGHYPQYIYIKQMSIG from the coding sequence ATGTATGCTAAACTCGCATGGGTTTATGCAAAAGGAATCTGCGGCTTCCGTCGCAAAGTTTATGACCTCAAGTTTGTCCATGATGACAACATGTGGTACATCGATATGCCTTGGCCTGGCGATCGATACAACCTCGCTATGGTTGCAGGCTCCAATCATCTGCTGACCTTTCTTGACACGAAGAAAGAGAATCGCGTACGCGTGTTGGTTCGTCCGTTCAAGAAGAAACTCACAAGCATGAATGGCTACTTCGAGTGTGTGAAGCAGTATTCTGGACTTTTCGCAGGAGCGACTTATAAGGTGAATGGCCTTGAAGGTTTCACTAAGGAAATATGGATTTGCCCTGTAACCCTTACCGTCCTTGGACACTATCCACAGTATATCTACATTAAGCAGATGTCCATAGGATAA